Proteins co-encoded in one Sus scrofa isolate TJ Tabasco breed Duroc chromosome 14, Sscrofa11.1, whole genome shotgun sequence genomic window:
- the LOC102159965 gene encoding uncharacterized protein LOC102159965, with product MGSCPAEDGAAPAIPQLRPSEKFHLFVSYSSVDAAWTHGLIGRLEADHAGLRVCLHERDFMPGRNVLENMADCIQRSQKVLLVLSQDFVQSRWCLLEADLSLFGSCLERKPVIPVLLSPCRIPLHLSHLTYLEATDGRFYQKVVQLLCTPNHRVARPPGLRAAPTLYSGKTLLSLDCVNRESLPSWRVGTFSTLAVPDPLREVLEDPEVYKQALGILNGVRSPRSCLRYLGCRVTLGVILILLSMASVFLPLVLGIQENHPARRFLLISANVFFCPLLMVLSVNTLCWFRRFSKRKMRELARSVGEANLLLAPHSVLMGCDTRNKLYFVYVLLGDCRQALLGSPENEALFQEALLQFSCSYACCLAHAHFPPCEDTVLAPGHLELGLCFCQFVFLQLKRRGGPGVNSV from the coding sequence ATGGGCTCCTGTCCTGCGGAGGATGGCGCAGCCCCGGCCATCCCCCAGCTGAGGCCGAGCGAGAAGTTCCACCTGTTTGTGAGTTACAGCAGCGTGGACGCCGCGTGGACCCACGGGCTCATCGGCCGCCTGGAGGCGGACCACGCGGGGCTGAGGGTCTGTCTGCACGAACGGGACTTCATGCCTGGCAGGAACGTGCTGGAGAACATGGCAGACTGCATCCAGCGCAGCCAGAAGGTGCTGCTGGTGCTGAGCCAAGACTTCGTGCAGAGCCGCTGGTGTCTGCTGGAGGCCGACCTGTCCCTCTTCGGCTCCTGCCTGGAGAGAAAGCCGGTCATCCCTGTCCTGCTGAGCCCCTGCCGGATCCCGCTGCACCTCAGCCACCTGACCTACCTGGAGGCCACGGACGGCCGCTTCTACCAGAAGGTGGTGCAGCTCCTGTGCACCCCCAACCACCGCGTGGCGCGCCCCCCGGGCCTGCGCGCAGCCCCCACCCTCTACAGCGGGAAGACCCTGCTGTCGCTGGATTGCGTCAACAGGGAGAGCCTGCCGTCCTGGCGGGTGGGCACCTTCAGCACCCTGGCCGTCCCGGACCCCTTGAGGGAGGTGCTGGAGGACCCCGAGGTGTACAAGCAGGCCCTGGGCATCCTGAACGGCGTGCGCTCGCCCCGCTCCTGCCTCCGGTACCTGGGCTGCCGAGTCACGCTCGGCGTCATCCTGATCCTGCTCTCCATGGCATCCGTGTTCCTCCCTCTGGTTCTGGGGATCCAGGAGAACCACCCGGCGCGGCGGTTTCTCCTGATCTCGGCCAACGTGTTCTTCTGCCCCCTCCTCATGGTCTTGAGCGTTAACACCCTGTGCTGGTTCCGGAGGTTCTCCAAGAGGAAGATGCGGGAGCTGGCCCGCAGCGTCGGGGAGGCCAACCTGCTGCTGGCGCCGCACTCTGTGCTCATGGGCTGTGACACCCGGAACAAGCTCTACTTCGTGTACGTGCTGCTGGGGGACTGCAGGCAGGCCCTGCTGGGCTCCCCGGAGAACGAGGCCCTCTTCCAGGAGGCCCTGCTGCAGTTCTCGTGCAGCTACGCCTGCTGCCTCGCGCACGCGCACTTCCCGCCCTGCGAGGACACTGTGCTGGCCCCGGGCCACCTGGAGCTGGGCCTGTGCTTCTGCCAGTTTGTCTTCCTGCAGCTGAAGAGACGCGGGGGGCCTGGGGTGAACTCTGTGTAA